Proteins from a genomic interval of Fuerstiella sp.:
- a CDS encoding anaerobic glycerol-3-phosphate dehydrogenase subunit C: protein MEDIHRRIFEELPDLLEGEICADAVTTALYSADASLYEIEPLAVAFPESAGDVETLAMWASDNGVPLIPRGAGTGLAGGALGRGIVIDFSRHMTRVLEVGSHSVRVQPGVIHADLNALLRQHGCCFAPSSSRSACSTIGGMLAVDAAGAQAIRVGSARDHLMEVDCVLMGGQRVTFSSSEPIDRRFAIRQPLNARTTEDTLRESGELFLPPVHNESLSLTRLLPLSRRSDILERLLAVLDESAEQIDSLQPVMLRNACGYMLRGVRRSDSLDVTRLLAGSEGTLGIFTEATLHLLPIPKHRALAAIMFGTTDDALRAMQLLLNLEPSACDLLDRRLLSVARESGTKWTSVVRQEAEAGLFLEFTAGGSAEIRQRMADSESCLRDAGISHIVTQIAMTESDVDKLWQLPLQAGSLLARLKGTSLPLPFVEDIAVPPAEISQFLTLAQKTFQRHEVTATLSAHAASGQLHLRPMLPFPGPETALRIEAMARDLYHHVRAVGGTISGQNGDGLSRTAFIRSQYGGLYRVFQQVKDIFDPQRLLNPDKIISDDGQLTIRHLRKNRVASVVDTADQATVQLPVLNLNWSAEEAMHTATRCDGCGECRSTSAALRMCPFFRQESSEAASPRSKATVVRTALANGTSEELLTNEVVQQLADSCFNCRQCQLECPSGVDIPHLILETRAQFVSANGLSRTDWLLSQFHRYARFASRFTRLTNRLLRHRIFRRVLQKTLGIAEQRRLPRYAGRTFLNSAVARRECSDGRPGDTRRTIVYFVDYFANHHDPDLATAFVRILQHHGFRVYVPPGQTVSGMAMVSVGDTEAAREVAETNVRELGEPAREGFPILCTEPSAALCLKQEYPLLVDHPDTAAVAEQTQDAGSFLLDLHVQGRLRTNFQETPLKLVYHTPCHLKAVSDQRGLLDLVKLIPGVEVTAIDHGCTGMAGTFGIAAEHFTQSLEIGDRLLQSLQTVSVSAGLTECSSCRMQMEQTVDFPTLHPIKILALAWGLMPGRDHLLNSRPSGLLMS, encoded by the coding sequence GTGGAGGACATTCACCGGAGAATATTCGAAGAACTGCCGGATCTGCTTGAAGGTGAGATCTGTGCCGATGCCGTGACGACAGCGCTGTACTCTGCGGATGCGAGCCTGTACGAGATCGAACCGCTTGCCGTTGCATTTCCCGAATCGGCCGGCGATGTCGAGACACTGGCCATGTGGGCCTCGGACAACGGCGTCCCCCTGATTCCTCGTGGAGCCGGTACGGGCCTGGCGGGAGGTGCTCTGGGTCGTGGAATTGTGATTGACTTTTCGCGTCATATGACACGCGTCCTTGAAGTCGGCAGCCATTCTGTTCGTGTTCAACCGGGAGTCATTCATGCTGATTTGAATGCATTGCTGCGTCAGCACGGTTGTTGTTTCGCGCCGTCATCCAGCCGTTCGGCATGTTCCACGATCGGAGGAATGCTGGCGGTAGACGCGGCAGGTGCCCAGGCCATTCGTGTAGGATCAGCACGTGATCACCTGATGGAGGTAGATTGTGTGTTGATGGGCGGACAGAGAGTCACGTTTTCATCCAGTGAACCGATTGATCGACGATTTGCGATTCGTCAGCCGCTTAACGCTCGAACGACGGAGGATACACTGCGCGAGTCCGGGGAACTGTTTCTTCCGCCGGTTCACAATGAATCGCTGTCGCTGACCAGGTTATTGCCATTGAGTCGTCGATCCGACATTTTGGAACGGCTTTTGGCAGTTCTCGACGAATCCGCCGAACAAATTGATTCTTTGCAGCCGGTGATGCTGCGAAATGCCTGTGGTTACATGCTGCGGGGAGTTCGTCGATCAGATTCACTTGACGTCACGCGTCTGCTGGCCGGGTCTGAGGGCACATTGGGGATCTTCACTGAGGCCACACTGCATCTGCTGCCCATTCCGAAACATCGTGCTCTCGCAGCAATCATGTTTGGAACGACCGATGATGCGTTGCGAGCCATGCAGCTGCTGCTGAATTTGGAGCCGAGTGCGTGTGATCTGCTGGATCGTCGGCTGTTGAGTGTCGCGCGGGAGTCCGGGACAAAATGGACTTCAGTGGTTCGCCAGGAAGCCGAAGCAGGCCTGTTTCTTGAATTCACTGCCGGCGGGTCCGCGGAGATCCGACAACGCATGGCCGATTCCGAGTCCTGCCTCAGGGATGCGGGAATCAGTCACATCGTTACACAGATTGCGATGACTGAAAGCGACGTCGACAAACTGTGGCAGCTTCCGCTTCAGGCCGGATCGTTACTGGCACGATTGAAGGGCACTTCACTGCCGCTGCCGTTCGTCGAAGATATCGCTGTGCCCCCGGCAGAAATCTCGCAGTTTCTGACACTTGCGCAGAAAACCTTTCAGAGACATGAAGTGACCGCAACGTTGTCGGCTCACGCTGCGTCCGGACAGTTACATTTAAGACCAATGCTGCCGTTTCCGGGGCCGGAGACGGCGTTACGAATCGAAGCTATGGCACGCGATTTGTATCATCATGTTCGAGCAGTCGGTGGGACGATTTCCGGACAGAATGGTGACGGACTTTCACGCACTGCATTCATTCGATCACAGTACGGGGGGCTTTATCGTGTTTTTCAGCAGGTGAAAGACATCTTCGATCCGCAGCGTCTGCTGAATCCGGATAAAATTATCAGCGATGACGGTCAGTTGACGATACGTCATCTGCGGAAAAACCGCGTAGCATCGGTTGTCGATACTGCGGATCAGGCCACGGTGCAGTTGCCGGTACTCAATCTGAACTGGAGTGCCGAAGAGGCGATGCATACGGCAACCCGCTGTGACGGATGTGGTGAGTGCCGAAGTACATCGGCTGCGCTGCGGATGTGTCCGTTCTTTCGTCAGGAGTCGTCGGAGGCTGCGAGTCCGCGTAGCAAGGCAACGGTTGTTCGAACAGCTCTGGCGAACGGTACTTCTGAAGAGCTGTTAACAAATGAGGTCGTGCAGCAGCTCGCAGATTCGTGTTTTAACTGTCGGCAGTGTCAGCTGGAGTGTCCTTCCGGTGTTGACATTCCTCATTTGATTCTGGAGACGCGGGCCCAGTTCGTCAGTGCCAACGGACTGTCACGTACTGACTGGCTGCTGTCACAATTTCACAGGTATGCCCGATTTGCCTCCAGATTTACAAGACTTACCAACCGTTTGCTGCGGCATCGTATCTTTCGTCGGGTGCTGCAGAAAACACTGGGAATTGCCGAACAACGCCGTCTGCCTCGATATGCAGGCCGAACATTTTTGAATTCTGCGGTTGCTCGACGTGAATGCAGCGACGGTCGGCCTGGAGACACTCGTCGTACCATCGTCTACTTTGTGGATTACTTTGCGAACCATCACGATCCGGATCTTGCGACGGCCTTTGTGCGGATTCTTCAGCACCACGGGTTTCGGGTGTATGTACCGCCGGGGCAGACGGTATCCGGAATGGCAATGGTCAGCGTAGGAGATACTGAAGCAGCTCGCGAAGTTGCCGAAACAAACGTGCGTGAACTTGGTGAACCGGCGCGTGAAGGATTTCCGATTCTGTGTACCGAACCTTCTGCCGCCTTATGTCTGAAGCAGGAATACCCGCTGCTTGTGGATCATCCGGACACCGCGGCTGTTGCGGAGCAGACGCAGGACGCAGGATCATTTCTGCTGGATCTGCACGTTCAGGGACGGCTTCGTACGAATTTCCAGGAAACCCCGCTCAAGCTGGTATATCATACACCCTGTCACCTGAAGGCGGTCAGTGACCAGCGCGGTCTGCTGGACCTGGTGAAGCTGATCCCAGGTGTCGAAGTCACTGCCATCGATCATGGTTGTACGGGAATGGCGGGAACATTTGGAATTGCCGCCGAACACTTCACACAGTCGCTGGAGATTGGTGATCGGCTTCTTCAGAGTTTGCAGACCGTCAGTGTCTCGGCCGGATTGACCGAATGCAGCAGTTGTCGCATGCAGATGGAACAAACGGTTGATTTTCCGACGCTGCACCCGATTAAGATTCTTGCTCTGGCATGGGGTCTTATGCCCGGCAGGGACCATTTGCTGAATTCTCGTCCTTCCGGACTGCTGATGTCATGA
- the folE gene encoding GTP cyclohydrolase I FolE, protein MSGSENHASQIDLTLAAGATPPEARNIDQPRIEAAVREILAAIGEDAGRDGLRDTPARVARMYAEMFGGLHLEPGRHLRRVFEEQYDEMVLVRDITFHSMCEHHLLPFIGQAHVGYIPRGRVTGLSKLARVVDEVARRPQVQERMTHTIADLIESDLNPKGVIVVLEAEHTCMTIRGVRKPGALTLTSAVRGLLKENQSSRAEAMALITGK, encoded by the coding sequence ATGAGTGGTTCCGAGAATCACGCCTCCCAAATTGATCTGACGCTGGCCGCCGGTGCGACTCCTCCGGAGGCCAGAAATATCGATCAGCCTCGTATTGAAGCGGCCGTTCGGGAGATTCTTGCTGCAATCGGGGAGGACGCCGGGCGCGACGGACTGAGGGATACACCGGCGCGGGTGGCCCGGATGTATGCTGAAATGTTTGGCGGACTGCATCTGGAACCGGGACGGCACCTGCGGCGTGTGTTCGAAGAACAATACGATGAAATGGTGCTGGTTCGGGACATAACCTTTCACAGTATGTGCGAACATCATTTGTTGCCGTTTATCGGACAGGCGCATGTTGGCTACATACCTCGTGGTCGTGTGACCGGGCTCAGCAAGCTGGCGCGCGTGGTGGACGAAGTGGCCCGTCGACCGCAGGTTCAGGAGCGGATGACACATACGATTGCCGACCTGATCGAATCGGATCTTAATCCGAAAGGAGTGATTGTGGTGCTGGAGGCAGAACATACCTGCATGACCATTCGTGGCGTCCGCAAACCAGGGGCATTGACGTTGACGAGTGCAGTGCGTGGATTACTCAAGGAAAACCAGTCCAGTCGTGCAGAAGCGATGGCACTGATTACCGGCAAATGA
- a CDS encoding trypsin-like peptidase domain-containing protein, with translation MHSQDDVNRFQRRLAFSWFVMAALAILLLIPQISRWMGDGITGDPRPVTARGDLADFEKTSINVFQSAGPSVVYINTRQRRFASRFTRQTIEVESGTGSGFVWDESGHIVTNYHVIKDASSAEVIFADQSAFEATLIGKSPNHDLAVLKVDASADLLRPVMIGESHDLQEGQSVFAIGRPFGLAQSYSAGIVSNRSRSLKVPGGRGREIDDVIQTDAAINPGNSGGPLLDTAARLIGVNTAIYSPSGGSAGIGFAIPVDTVNRVVPELIANGEYKPPGLGIVVDSYINSLAATQAGVSGIVVVSVQPGGPAEKAGLQGVTETTSRMILGDVITAVSGEKVQTLNDLFGILEKHVVGDLVPVTILRDGTEQTRELTLQQRPGMQ, from the coding sequence ATGCACTCGCAGGATGATGTTAATCGATTTCAGCGGCGCCTCGCTTTTTCATGGTTCGTCATGGCCGCCCTGGCTATCCTCCTGCTGATCCCGCAAATCAGTAGGTGGATGGGCGACGGAATTACCGGTGATCCCCGCCCTGTGACGGCTCGCGGCGATCTGGCAGATTTCGAGAAAACCAGTATCAACGTGTTCCAGTCAGCCGGTCCGTCGGTTGTCTACATCAACACAAGGCAGAGGCGATTTGCCAGCCGTTTTACGCGCCAGACAATAGAAGTCGAGTCCGGGACCGGGAGTGGATTTGTCTGGGATGAATCCGGACATATCGTGACCAACTATCATGTCATCAAAGACGCGTCTTCAGCAGAAGTTATTTTTGCTGACCAGTCGGCTTTTGAAGCGACTCTCATCGGAAAATCACCGAATCATGATCTGGCGGTCCTGAAAGTTGACGCGTCGGCTGACCTGCTGCGGCCGGTTATGATTGGAGAGAGCCATGATTTGCAGGAGGGGCAGTCGGTTTTTGCAATCGGGCGACCGTTCGGACTGGCACAGTCATATTCTGCAGGCATCGTTTCCAATCGGAGCCGTTCCCTAAAAGTTCCCGGGGGCAGGGGACGTGAAATCGATGATGTGATTCAGACAGATGCGGCTATCAATCCAGGTAATTCCGGGGGACCGCTGCTGGATACTGCGGCCCGACTGATCGGCGTCAATACTGCGATTTACAGTCCGTCCGGGGGATCAGCCGGAATCGGTTTTGCTATCCCGGTTGATACTGTCAATCGTGTGGTTCCGGAACTGATTGCCAATGGTGAGTACAAGCCGCCCGGTCTTGGAATTGTTGTTGATTCGTATATTAACTCTCTGGCTGCGACTCAGGCGGGCGTGAGTGGAATTGTGGTCGTGTCTGTGCAGCCTGGAGGTCCTGCGGAAAAGGCCGGACTGCAGGGTGTGACGGAAACAACGAGTCGAATGATCCTTGGTGACGTCATTACAGCGGTCAGTGGAGAAAAAGTGCAAACCCTGAACGATCTTTTTGGGATTCTGGAAAAACACGTCGTTGGCGATCTGGTGCCCGTGACCATTCTTCGCGACGGGACCGAACAGACGCGGGAATTGACGCTGCAGCAAAGGCCAGGAATGCAGTGA
- a CDS encoding helix-turn-helix domain-containing protein — MKTIFTTGQVAKICKVAPRTVSKWFDSGRLRGYRIPGSQDRRIPREHLIRFLKEHGMPLGELEDEALGKILLVGSDGMTRSSLDEMMGNDDFKIEIAASGFEAGIQAESIHPDCVVVDFVMGREEALMIAQNLRRNSEYNETVLIGLLSDEDNSSGFDRTIFNETFRKPFDAALLAERIRTLVNRRKQLA; from the coding sequence ATGAAAACGATCTTTACTACTGGACAGGTAGCCAAGATCTGTAAAGTTGCACCTCGTACTGTATCGAAGTGGTTCGATTCCGGACGGCTTCGAGGCTACCGGATTCCTGGATCTCAGGACCGTCGTATTCCTCGCGAACACCTGATTCGCTTTCTTAAGGAACACGGCATGCCTCTGGGAGAACTGGAAGATGAAGCACTCGGGAAAATTCTTCTTGTCGGTTCTGACGGAATGACCCGTTCCAGTCTCGATGAGATGATGGGGAATGATGACTTTAAGATCGAAATTGCCGCAAGTGGATTTGAAGCCGGTATCCAGGCAGAGTCCATCCATCCCGACTGTGTGGTGGTTGACTTTGTTATGGGCCGCGAAGAAGCACTGATGATCGCTCAAAACCTTCGCAGGAACAGCGAATATAATGAAACTGTTCTGATTGGTTTGCTCAGCGACGAAGATAATTCTTCCGGATTTGACCGTACGATTTTTAATGAAACGTTCCGCAAACCGTTTGACGCAGCACTGCTGGCAGAACGAATTCGGACGCTCGTTAATCGTCGAAAGCAGCTTGCCTGA